In Actinoplanes octamycinicus, the genomic window GCAGCAGGCCGGTGTCGCCGGTCGCCCGGGCGAACTGGAAGCTGCCCACCCGCAGGTGGCTGGCCGCGACCCGGGCCAGGACGGCGCCCGGCAGCGGGCCCTCCCGGTGCACCGTGCGGCCGGTGGCGACCACGGCGAGCGACCGGGTGGTCGGGATGCCGAGCGCGTGCATCGCGGTGCTGACCACGAACTCGCGGAGCATCGGGCCGACCGCGGCCAGGCCGTCGCCGCCGCGGGCGAACGGGGTCCGGCCGGAGCCTTTCAGATGCAGGTCGCGGCCGTCGATCTCGCCGAGCAGCAGGGCCCGGCCGTCGCCGAGCCGGGGCGAATAGCCACCGAACTGGTGCCCGGCGTACGCCTGGGCGACCGGGTGCGCCCCGGCCGGCGGCTCGGTGCCGGTGAGCAGGCCGGTGGTCAGCTGCTCCGGGGCCAGGCCCAGCTCGGCGGCGAGCCGCTGGTCGGCGATCAGCACGCGCGGCGCCGGGCAGTCCTCGGCCCGCCAGGCGATGGCCAGCTCGGGCAGCTCGTCGGCGAAGCGGTGGGTCAGGGTCACGGCCGGAGCGGAAACGTCCACCCATCGACGTTAACCCGTTCTGAGCTGGTCTAACCTCCCGGCATGCGGGCGGTCAATCTCACACTGCGATTCGTGCTGGAACTGTGCGCGCTGGCTGCTCTGGCGTACGGTGGCTGGCGCCTGCCCGGGCCGATCGCGGTCCGGATCCTGGCGGCGGTCCTGCTGCCGGTGGCCGCGGCCCTGATCTGGGGCCGCTGGGTGGCGCCGCGCGGCAGTCACCTGCTGCCCGACCCGCAGCGGCTGATCCCGGAGTGGGTGGTCTTCGGCGGGGCCACGGTCGCGCTGATCCTTTGCGGTCATCCGGCGCTGGGTGCGGCGCTGGCCGTGCTCGCCGCGCTGAACCGCTGGCTGCTGCACGTGCTCGGGACGTCGACCGGCGGCGAGCGGCGGGGCTGACCCCGGTCGTGTGAAGGTTGCCGATCCGAGACCTGCGGGGGCAGCGGCAGCCATTGATCAACTAGTAACCTGACGCGCTCACAGGTTCTTTTCAGCACGAGGTGACCATGTCGCAGCCGCAGCCTGCCCCGTGGGGTGGGGCGCCCGCCGATCCCGCTCCGGGCGGATACCCCGCTCCCGGCGCCTATCCTGCCGGGCAGCCGGCTGGTTACCCGGCTCCCGGGGCCTACCCCGGTCAGCCCGCGCCGGGTGGCTACGCCGCGCAGCCGGTGGCCGCCGGACAACCGGGCCACCCCGCACCCGCCGGATACCCGGCTCCAGCCCAGGCCGGGCCCGCCGGCTATGCCGCCCCGGGGCAGGTCGCGCCGGGTGGCTACGCCCAGCCGGGTCAGGCCGGGCCGGGTCAGTACGGGCAGCCGGTGCCGGCGCCCTACGCGGGGCAGGGCGACCCGGGTCAGGGCGGCTACGGCGCGCCGCCGGCCGGGTATCCGCCGCAGGGCATGCTGGCCTGCCGGTTCTGCGGCTCGGTGCCGGCCGTGCAGACCAAGTTCCGCGGGCACCAGGGGATGCTGGTGCTGATGCGGTTCCTCAGCAACGAGGGGCCGTTCTGCCGGGACTGCGGGCTGGGCGTTTTCCGGCACATGACCTCGCGGACGCTGATCCAGGGGTGGTACGGCTACGCGTCGTTCATCATCACGCCGTTCACCGTGCTGATGAACCTGTTCCGGCGCACCAGTGTGGCGAACCTGCCGGCGCCGCAGCCGAACCCCTACGGCCCGAGCCGGCCGCCGATGGACCCGGGCCCGCGCCTGCTGCAGCGCCCGATGACCTGGGCGGGGCTGCTGGTGCCGTTCGCCCTGGCCGCTCTGATCATCTACGCGGCCTCACAGAACTGACCTGACGCGGCGACCGAGGCGGCCGGCGGAGCGGGGCCGCCTCGGTGCGCCGGCACGGTGCTCCGGCCGTACCGGAATCGGCTATTGCTCGTGGTCCTCGATGTATTTCTTCGGGTCCTTGTTGTGGAAGTCGAGGCCCTTGCCCCGCGGATGCTCGGCGAAGAATCGGAGCCACCGCGCGCCCAGCTCGATCCGCAGCTCCATGCTCGCGTGCTTGCGGAAGTCGGGCAGCACCTCGTCCTCCTCCTCGGCCAGGTGCTCGCTGTTCTCGGTGCGGGCCGCCCACACCCCGGCCCACCACTCGTCCGAGCCGATCGGGTGCCCGGCCGCCGCCACGATCCCGTCGCGGATCTTGTTGTGGTCGCGGATCGCGTCGTCGGTCTCCTCCTCCGCGTCCTCGCCGCCGCTGTCGGTCAGCAGGTGCGGGTAGAGGATCTTCTCCTCGGCGTCCGCGTGGATCTCCAGGTGCAGGGCCAGCGGCTCCCAGATCGCGCGGAGCTCGGCCTCGCCCTGCGCGTCGTCGAGCCGGGCGAACCCGACCCGGAACGCGTGGTGATCTTCCATGATCAGCGCGGTGATGTCGTCCATGCAGGCACCCTAATGCGGGTTGCGGTTCCGGGCTGGGCCTCAGGGGTGTCTCAAGGCCCTTGAGACACCCCTGAGGCCCAGCCCGGGCAACCGTGACCGGCGGAACGGCCGTGAGCAACAGCGGACCCGGCCGCCGGGACGAGGTCAGAGGAACTCGCGGCGGTACAGGTCGATGAGCTCCCGGTAGTTCGGCCCGATGTTGGCGATGTAGACCTCGTCGAAACCGGCCTCCTGGTAGGCCTTGAGCTGCTCGGCGTGCCCGGCCGGGTCCGGCCCGCAGACGATCGACTGCTTCGTCATCTCCGGCGTGACCAGCTCGCTGGCCTGCTCGAAGTGCCGGGGCGAGGGGAGCACCTGGGACAGCTCGCCGGGGACCCCGGCGTTCGCCCAGAGCCGGTGCGCGATCTCGGCGCCCTCGTCCTCGGTCGGTGCCCAGCAACCCTTGAACCCGCCCTGGACCGGCTTGCCCGTGCCGCCCGCGTCGCGGAACTGCTGGACCAGGTCGCCGTCCGGCATCGTGGAGACGTAGCCGTCGCCGATCCGGCCGGCCACCTCCAGCGCCTTCGGGCCGAAGGCGGAGACGTAGACCTTCGGCGGCGTCTCCGGCAGGGTGTAGAGCCGCGCCTGGTCGACCCGGTAGTGCTTGCCGTGGTGGGTGACGAACTCGCCGCCCCACAGCGCGCGCATCACCTCGACGGCCTCCTCCAGCATCTCCAGGCGCTCGTCGGCGAACGGCCAGCGCTCGCCGGTGATGTGCTCGTTGAGCGCCTCGCCGGTGCCGACGCCGAGCACGAACCGGCCGTCGTGCAGGACCGCGCTGGTCGCCGCGGCCTGGGCCACCACGGCCGGGTGGATCCGCTGGATCGGGCAGGTCACCGCGGTGGTGACCGGGATGCTGACCACCTGGCTGAGCGCGCCGATGATCGACCAGACGAACGGGCTCTGGCCCTGCGCGTCGTTCCACGGGTGGTAGTGGTCGGAGATCCACAGGCCCTGGAAGCCGGCGTCCTGGGCCAGCTTGGCCTGCTCGATCAGCTGGGCCGGGGTGTATTCCTCGCAGGACAGGAAGTATCCGATTCGCATACCGCCCCGATACCCGGTCGGCGGGGGCTCATGCCGGTTCGTCCATGTCCGCGCCGAGCGGCTGGCGGGCGGCGCTGAGCGCGTCGTCGGCGGTGCGCCGACCGTCCATGTCGTGCTTCGGGTCGGCGGCGATGGTGGGTGCTGAGGCCGTACCGGAAAATGCTTTGACCTGGAGCGAAAAGCGCGGCTTGTCCGATCGATGTGGGAATCTGGGGGACAGATGTGTGAAATCGGCCCGGGTGGGCATACTGCCGGATGGCAGGGCGACAGGTGGCAAATCCTATGTGGTGTTTGCCAGGACCTACGGCAAGAATGACGAAATGGCGGCCATCAGCTGCGCGGTGAGCCAGGTCGGCACCAGGACTCTGGTGCGGATCCATGGCGAGCTGTCCACGGCGAGCGCCCCGCAGGTCCGCACCATTCTGCTCAAGTGCCTGGTGGAGCGGCCGGACGCGGTGATCGCCGAGCTGGCCGGGCTGCGGGTGCTGGAGCCGGTCGCGCTGTCGGTCTTCGGCGTGGTGGCCCGGCAGGCCGCCATGTGGCCGGGGACGCCGCTGCTGCTCAGCGCACCCGGGAGGGAGGTGGCCACATGGTTTTCCTCGGGGCGCTATGGCCGGGTGCCGGTGCTCGCCAGCACCGCCGAGGCCCTGGACGTGGAGCCGCGTGAGCGGATGCCGGCGCTGGCCGACAGTCTGTTGCCGGTCGCCGGAGCGGCCGCGCACGCCCGGCGCCTGGCCGCCGAGGCCTGTGCCCGGTGGGGGCTGGACGAGCTGACCGACGCGGCCCGGATCGTGGCCGGCGAGCTGGTCACCAACGCGATGGTGCACGCCGGCACGATGATCGACCTGCGGTTCTCGCTCGGCCGGCGATACCTGATGATCACCGTGCGGGACGGCTCCCGGGAGATGCCGGAGATCTCCCCGATGGCGTCGGTGGATCCGCTGGCACCCCGCGGGCTGCTGCTCGTCGAGCAGTTCGCCCGGCGCTGGGGCGCCGTCCCGGCCGAGGGCGGCAAGGTGGTCTGGGCCAGCCTCAGCGGTGTGCCGGAGCCCGGCGCACGACGGTCTGGAAGAGGCTGAGCAGCCCGGCGGTGGCCAGCACCCCGTGCACCACCCCGCGCGCGTTCACCACCTGGTACGAGCGGGCGTGCTGGAGCGCCGCGGCCCGCCCCTCGAGCAGCGCGCGGATCCCGGCCGCGGCCAGGAACGGCACCCGCTCCAGGTCGACGATCACCACGGTCACCCCGGGCTGGGCGGCGGCGTTGCCGATGATCTGGGCCAGCACGTCGCTGACCTCGTCGTCGATCTCGCCGCGAACCGCGAGCCGGATGAGGCCCGCGCCCTCGTCGTGCTTGCTCACCGCGAACGCGCCCGTCATGTTCCCCCCGCCCGGATAAGGCTCTGCCAGGGTTTCCCATCGCTGATGATGACCCGTGCCGGGTCGTCCGCGTGGACTTGTCACCCTAACCATGGCGGGGCGGATCCGCACGGGGTCGGCGTTTCGGCCGATTGTGATGGGGAACCCGAACGGTATGCCGATCCTCAACCGCTTGGAAGAAGCCCGCGGGCTCGACGGTGTCAGCGATAAACTGCAGGCCGCGGTCACCGCCGCGGTCCGCCCGCAGCGGCTGCGCGATCTGCTGCACGGCACCTGGCTGGGCCACCCGCTGCACCCGGTGCTGGTGCAGGTCCCGGTCGGCGCCTTCGTATCCACCGCGATCCTCGACCTGCTGCCCGGCGCCCGCAAGGCGGCCACCACGCTGCTCGCCACCGGCACCGCGGCCGCCGTCCCGGCGCTGGCCGCCGGCTGGGTGGACTGGTCGCAGCTGACCCCCGAGCGGCGCCGGGTCGGCCTGGTGCACGCCGGGGCGAACGCGGTGGCGCTCGGCCTCTACACGGCGTCGCTGCTGGCCCGGCTGAGCGGCCGGACCGCCCGCGGCAAGGCGCTCGGTTTCGCCGGCCTGACCGTGGCCGGCCTCGGCGCCTACCTGGGCGGGCACCTCGCCTACGCGCAGGCCGCCGGCACCAACCAGGCCGCCCCCGACCTGGCCCGGCTGCCCGCCGAGTGGACCGAGGTGTGCTCGCTGGCGTCGGTCCCGGAACGCCGGACCGTGGTGCGCCTGGTCGGCGACGTGCCGGTGCTGATCTACCGGATCGGTGACCGGGTCTCCGCGCTGGTCGAGCGCTGCGGTCACGAGACCGGCCCGCTGGGCGAGGGCGAGGTCACCGGCGAGGGCTGGAACGCCTGCGTGGTCTGCCCCTGGCACGGCAGCACGTTCCGGCTCAGCGACGGCGCCGTGGTGCACGGCCCGGCCGCCAACAACCAGCCGATGATCCCGGTCCGGGTGGTCGCCGGCCGGATCGAGATCCGGCAGCCCTGATCCATTCTTCCGAGGAGGTCTCATGCCCGCGCGTGAGGACATGCCGTCCACGCTGAAGCGATCCCCCAAGAAGGCGCAGGACACCTACGCCAAGACCCACGACTCCGCGGTCGAGCAGTACGGCGAGGGCGAGCGGGCGCACCGCACCGCCTTCTCCGCGGTGAAACACTCGTTCGAGAAGGTCGGCGACCACTGGGAGCCGAAGGCCAAGAAGGGCCCGAGTGACGCCAAGGCCGCCGGCGGCCGCGACACCAAGGCGGCAACCGCTGGTGGCGTCGACGCGAACGCCAGCAAGGCGCACCTGATGGACATCGCGAAGCGGCTCGACATCAGCGGCCGCTCCCGGATGACCAAGGATCAACTGGTCGAGGCGATCCAGAAGGCGAACAACCGGGATACCCGGAAGGCGCGCGCCTGATCGCGGTCCATCGCGCGCTGCGATAGCGTGGCGCGCGATGGACGAGGTCGACAGTCAGTTCGAGGCGTTGCTCACCTACTTGAAGGAGGCGCGCGGCTTCGACTTCACCGGGTACAAAAGGTCAAGCCTGATCCGGCGGGTCAACCGCCGGATGTCGCAGGTCCCGGTCAGTGGTTACGCGGAGTATCTGGACTATCTCCAGGTCCATCCGGACGAGTTCACCGCGCTGTTCAACACCATCCTGATCAACGTGACCGGCTTCTTCCGCGACCCGGAGGCCTGGGACCAGCTGCGCACCGACGTGCTGATCCCGCTGGTCGCCGCGAAAGCGCCGGCCACCCCGATCCGGATCTGGAGCGCCGGCTGCGCCTCCGGTCAGGAGGCCTGCACGCTGGCCATCCTGCTGGCCGAGATCCTCGGGCCGGAGGAGTTCCGGGCCCGGGTCAAGATCTACGCCACCGACGTGGACGAGGAGCAGCTCGCCGAGGCCCGGCACGCCAGCTACAGCCTGCGCGACGTGGCCGGCGTTCCGCCCGAGCTGCTGGAGCGCTACTTCGAGCCGGCCGGCAACCGGCACGTGTTCCGCAAGGACATGCGACGGTCGGTCATCTACGGCCGCAACGACCTGGTGCAGGATGCCCCGATCTCCCGGGTCGACCTGCTCACCTGCCGGAACACGCTGATGTACTTCAACGCGGAGACCCAGGCCCGGATCCTCGGCCGGTTCCACTTCGCCCTGGCCGACGGCGGGATCCTGTTCCTCGGCAGGGCCGAGATGCTGCTCAGCCACAGCAGCCTGTTCCTGCCCACCGACCTGAAACGCCGGATCTTCCGGAAGGTGTCCCGCGGCCTGTCCCCGATCGGCCCGGTCCGCCCCGAGCAGTCCGCGCCGCCCCGGCAACCCGAGCCGACCGGGCTGGACCAGATTCGCAACGCCGCCCTGATGGCCGCCCCGGCCGCCCAGGTGGTGGTCAACGCGGACGGGCTGGTCGCGCTCAGCAACCGGCAGGCGGAGGCGCTGTTCGGCGTGTCACCGCGCGACGTCGGCCGGCCGTTCCGCGACCTGGACGTCTCCTACCGGCCGGTGGAGCTGCGCCGCTACATCGAGCAGGCGCAGGTGGAGCGGCGTGCGGTGCACGTCACCGACATCGAGTACACCCGCGGCACCGGCGCCACCGTGCACCTGGACATCCAGGTGAACCCGCTGGTCGACGCGGACGCCGGCCTGCTCGGCGTAGGCCTGGTCTTCCACGACGTGACCGCGGCCAAGCAGCTGCGGACCGAGCTCGAGCACGCCAACCGGGAGCTGGAGGCGGCCTACGAGGAGTTGCAGTCGACCAACGAGGAGCTGGAGACCACCAACGAGGAGCTGCAGTCCACCGTCGAGGAGCTGGAGACCACCAACGAGGAGCTGCAGTCCACCAACGAGGAACTGGAGACGATGAACGAGGAGCTCCAGTCGACCAACGACGAGCTCCAGGGCATCAACGAGCAGCTCCAGCACAGCAGCGCCGAGCTGGACGGGGCGAACGCGTTCCTGGACGCGATCCTGTCCGGGTTGCGCGCCGGGATCGCCGTGGTGGACCGGGATCTGCGGGTCCGGGTGTGGAACCGGCAGGCCGAGGAACTGTGGGGGCTGCGCGCCTCCGAGGCGGTCGGCCAGCACCTGCTCAATCTGGACATCGGGCTGCCGGTGGACCGGGTCCGGCCGCTGGTCAAGCAGTCGCTGGCCGGGGAGACCGAGACCAAGGCGGTGGAGCTGGAGGCGGTCAACCGGCGCGGCCGGCCGATCACGGTGCGGGTCGCGTGCAGTCCGCTCCTCGATCGTTCGGGCGGTCCGGAGGGTGCCATCATCGTGATGGAGGCGGATTAGTTTGACCGCCGCCTCGACGGGCATCCGGTGTTTCTTCGGACGAAAGGCGGTCGGTCGAGCATGACATCGCTGACCTGGACCACCACCGAGCGGGAGGGGTGTGCGATCGTCGGCGTCGACGGCCGGCTCGACCTCGCCGCTGCCCCCGGCCTGCGGACCGCCCTGTTGAAATGCCTCGCCGAGCAGCCGCGCGCGCTGCTCGTCGACCTGTCCCGGATGTCGCTCGGCGACGGCACCTCGCCGGCCGTGTTCACCGCGGTCACCCGGCTGGCCACCGACTGGCCGGGCACACCGGTGCTGCTCTGCGCGCCGCGGCCGGAGGTGGCGCTGCTGCTCGGCCGCGGCCGGTTCGGCTCGCTGCAGGTCCGGCCGGACGTCGACGGCGCGATCCTCGAGGTGCGGCGGAACGGCGCCGCCGCGCCGATGATCACCGATCAGCTGCTTCCGGCCGTGGGTGCCGCACGGCACGCACGGGACCTGGCCGCCGAGGCTTGCGTACGGTGGGGCGTCCCGCATCTCGTCGGCCCGGTCAGCGTGATCGCCACCGAGCTGGTGTCGAACGCCGTCGAGCACGCCGGCACGATGATCACCATCCAGTTCGTCCGCCGCGCCCGTTACCTGCACGTGGTGGTCCGGGACGGCTCGCCGGCCATCCCGGTGGCGGCCAGCGACGGCACCGACCGCGGTCGCGGGCTGCTGCTGGTGGAGAGCCTCGCGGTGCGCTGGGGCACGCTGCCGGCCCGGGACGGCAAGGTGGTCTGGGCCACCCTCGCGGCCTAGGTCCGCTCGGTCACCGGCTCCGGCTGGTCGGCCAGCAGCTCGCGCAGGCCGGAGATGGCCAGCACCCGGGCCACGTAGGGCTGCACGCCGGTCAGCAGCACCCGCACGCCCCGGCCGCGGGCCACCTCGTGCACCGCGTTCAGCATGCCGATCCCGGCCGCGCTCAGCAGCGGCACCCCGGTCAGGTCGACGGTCAGCCGCCGGCCACGCCCGCAGGTGCTCGCCGCGCTCAGCAGCTCGCGGCGCACCTGGTTGGCGTTGTCCCGGTCGATCTCGCCGTGCACCGCGGCGCACACCCCGGCCGGGCCCGCGGTGACCAGCACCCGGTGCTCCGGGCCGCCCGCGCCGGACCACGGCGGCGTGGCGTCCGACAGCATCGCCTCGCGCAGCCAGGTCAGCGTGCGGCTGAGCAGCCGGGACACGTGCATCTGCGAGATGCCCAGCTCCTCGGCGATCTCCACCTGGCTCAGGTTGCCCCAGAAACGCAGCGCCAGCAGCCGCCGCTCCCGAGGCGGCAGCTCGCAGACCAGCGACTCGATCGTGGTCCGGTCGTCGACCAGGTTCAGGTCGAAGTCCAGGGCGCCGACCATGTCGCCCAGCTCGGCGCCGTCCGGACTGTCCCCGATCGGCGCGTTCAGCGACTCGGTGTTGTGCGCCGCCGCCGACGTCTGGGTGCCGCGCACCTCCGCCTCGTCGACCCCCAGGCGCCCGGCCAGCTCGGCGATCGTCGGGGTGCGGGCCAGTTCGCTGGTCAGCGCGGCGCGGGCGTGCACGAACTCGAGCACCCGGTCCTGCTGGCCGCGGGGCACGTGGACGCCCCAGGTGTGGTCCCGGAAGTGCCGCTTGATCTCGCCGGTGATGGTGAGGATCGCGTACGCGGTGAACGAGCCGCGCTCCGGGTCGAACCGGTCCATGGTTTTCACCAGTCCCAGCCGGGCGACTTGCTCCAGGTCCTCCGGTGGCTCGCCCCGGCCCCGGTAGCGGCGGGCCAGGCGGCCGGCGAACGGCAGCGCCTCCCGGACGAAGTCGTCGCGCAGGCGCTCCCGGGTGGGCCGGTCCGCCGAGGCGCAGGCATGCGCGTAGCGGGCGGCGAGCACGTCCAGGTCTTCCAGCGGTTCCAGCCGGTCGTTGTCCGGCATCGGCGCCATCCTTCTTCTCGACGGGACCGGGTGGTTCGCATCCCATCACCTCTGCCCGGTCCGGCGCAGCGGCAAACCTCCGCAACCATCCCGGTTGCGTTCCGGTAGCGCGTGCCGCCAGGGCCGAAGCGCACCCCCGGCACTGCCCGAAGGGTCTGACAGCGCCGAGAGCCGGCGCTGTCGCATTTCCTGGGGGTATCGCCGCCTTGGCTCCGATGTTCGCACCGTTGAAGGAGCGCAACTACCGGCTCTGGGCCGCCGCCGACCTGGTGTCGACGGCCGGCACCTGGATGCAGGTGCTCGGACTGAACTGGCTGATCCTGTCGGACACCGGCTCGGCCGCCACCATGGGCCTGGTCGTCATGCTCCAGGCGCTGCCGGTGCTGGTGCTCGGCACCTGGGGCGGCGCGCTCGCCGACCGGCTGCCGGCCCGCCCGCTGCTGATCGCCTCCCAGGCGATCCGCGCGCTGCTCGCCCTGGCCCTGGTCGCGCACGGCGGCCACGCGCTGATCTTCGCGGTGGCGCTGGCCTCCGGCGTGATCAGCTCGTTCGAGGGCCCGGCGCTCGGCCGGTTCGGCTCGGCGCTGGTCAAGCCGGAGGCGCTCGGCTCGGCCCTGGCGCTCGGCTCGGTGCTCAGCTCGGCCGGCCGGATCGGCGGCATGGCCCTCGGCGGCGTCCTGGTCGGCATCACCGGCCCGGCGGTGCTCTTCGCGATCAACGCGGTGTCCTACCTCGCGGTGATCGGCGCGCTCGCCGCGATGCGCACCGGCGAGATGCGCGACCTGCCGACCGCGGCGGCCGGGGAGCGCGGCGTGCTCGCCGGGCTGCGTTACATCACCCGCCAGCCGGTCGTGCTGATCGTCCTGGCGCTCTCCTTCGTGCTCGGCTCGCTGGGCCGCAACTACCAGGTCAGCATGGCCGCCATGACGGCCGGCCCGCTGCACAGCGGCTCCGGCGGGTACGGCCTGCTCTCCACCGTCTTCGCGGTCGGCGCGGTCCTCGGCGGCCTGCTGCTGGCCGGCACCGGCCGGTCCACGCTGCGCGTCCTGCTCGGCACCGGGGTGGCCATCAGCGCCCTGCAGATCTGCTCCGGCCTGGCCCCGAACCTGCTCACGTTCGCCGCGGTGATCCTGCCGATCGCGGCCGGCGCGGTGGTCTTCGACACCGTCGTCTCCACCCGCATCCAGCTGGACACCCGGGAGGACATGCGCGGCCGGGTGCTGGCCGCGGTCGGCATCGTGTCGTCGCTGTCCGGCATGGTCGGCGCCCCGGCGGTCGGCTGGCTCTGCGACACCATCGGCGCCCGCGGCGCCCTGCTCACCGGCGGCGTGATCACCACGGTGGCGGCGGTGGCCGGCGCCCTCGCCATCGCCCGCGTCCAGGGCCGCAAGCTGCACCTCCCGCACCCGCACATGCCGCACCTGCCGCAGCTCCCGCACCCGCACCTGCCGCAGTTGCCGCAGCTTCCGCATGCCGAGGCGCTTCGCCCCGCCGAGCAGATGGCCTGACCCAGCCCAGTCCCATCATCTGCTGATCCACCCCGTTCCCTTCACCCGGAAGCCCGGCGCCGATCTGGTGCCGGGCTTCCGCGCGTTCTGGGCTTCCACGCGTCCCTGGCCTCGTCCTCGACCCGCCGCCCCCGTTGGGCGCCGCTTTTCGCCGCTTCTTTCTGTTACGCCGCTTTGCTCCTTCCGCGCCGGGTGCTACCTGCCGTGCCGCGCTCCACCTCCGTCTGGCGCCTGATCAGCGCGGGTCCCTCGGCCGGGCGAGCCGGTTCGGCCCCGGCGACTGAATCCGGCCAGAAGGGGTATGCGCCGCGCCATGTCCGTGATCAACAGGCCGGCAGCGCCGGTCGGCATCGAAACCGACGAGGTCACCGTGGTGGTGGCCACCCGCAACCGGCCCGACCGGCTGCGCCAGACCGTCCCGCACCACCACGCCCCGACGATCATCGTCGACAACGCCTCCGACCAGCCGCTGCCCGGTGCCACCTTGGCGCGGGATGCCTTCGATGGGCCGCTGCCCGGCGTCGCCGTGGCGCGGGACGCCTTCGATGGGCCGGTGCCCGGCGTCGCCGTGGCGCGGGATGCCTTCGATCGGCCGGTGCCCGGCGTCGCCGTGGTGCGGCTGGCCGAGAACATCGGCGCGGCCGCCCGCAACGTCGGCGTGCGGCAGGCCAGCACGCCTTACGTGGCGTTCGCGGACGACGACTCGTACTGGGAACCGGGATCTCTCGCCCGAGCCGTGGAAATCTTCCGCAACCACCCGCGGGCCGCCCTGCTGACCG contains:
- a CDS encoding MFS transporter, which encodes MFAPLKERNYRLWAAADLVSTAGTWMQVLGLNWLILSDTGSAATMGLVVMLQALPVLVLGTWGGALADRLPARPLLIASQAIRALLALALVAHGGHALIFAVALASGVISSFEGPALGRFGSALVKPEALGSALALGSVLSSAGRIGGMALGGVLVGITGPAVLFAINAVSYLAVIGALAAMRTGEMRDLPTAAAGERGVLAGLRYITRQPVVLIVLALSFVLGSLGRNYQVSMAAMTAGPLHSGSGGYGLLSTVFAVGAVLGGLLLAGTGRSTLRVLLGTGVAISALQICSGLAPNLLTFAAVILPIAAGAVVFDTVVSTRIQLDTREDMRGRVLAAVGIVSSLSGMVGAPAVGWLCDTIGARGALLTGGVITTVAAVAGALAIARVQGRKLHLPHPHMPHLPQLPHPHLPQLPQLPHAEALRPAEQMA